One part of the Streptomyces sp. AM 2-1-1 genome encodes these proteins:
- a CDS encoding MFS transporter, with protein MPPASTGASTVAVDAFAQPLPHTLATPAAVPADARLEPGRPGYRRMSFGLFAAGVATFALLYSTQALLPSVSASFGATAGQASWTVSAATGALALAVLPLSALSERFGRRQMMTASLALAVTLGMLVPFAPSLGTLIALRALQGAALAGLPASAMAFLAEEVRPRALVAAIGLFVAGNSIGGMSGRILTGWIAQLWGWRVALGAVGLLAVGCAVAFQLLMPRARHFVPGSLNPKALARAVGGHLADPLLRRLFLVGGLFMTVFGAVYTAIGYRLVQAPFSLPQGVVGSIFLVYLVGTVSSAAAGRLVGRLGRRGALYLAVATTAAGLLLSLADHLAAVLPGLVLITAGFFAGHAVASSSVSRTATTGRAQASALYQSAYYLGSSAGGTLGAVAFHAGGWTCTAGLGLLAVAGVAMVTLYGSRCARAERDSRTVRASVVVAR; from the coding sequence ATGCCTCCTGCCAGTACCGGGGCATCCACCGTCGCGGTGGATGCCTTCGCACAGCCCCTCCCGCACACCCTCGCCACCCCGGCCGCCGTCCCGGCCGACGCACGCCTCGAACCCGGCCGGCCCGGCTACCGCCGCATGAGCTTCGGGCTCTTCGCCGCCGGGGTCGCGACGTTCGCCCTCCTCTACTCCACCCAGGCCCTGCTGCCCTCGGTCTCCGCGTCCTTCGGCGCCACGGCCGGGCAGGCGAGCTGGACGGTCTCCGCCGCGACGGGAGCGCTGGCCCTCGCCGTGCTGCCGCTGAGCGCGCTCTCCGAACGCTTCGGCCGACGGCAGATGATGACCGCCTCGCTGGCCCTCGCCGTGACCCTCGGCATGCTGGTGCCGTTCGCCCCCTCGCTCGGCACGCTGATCGCCCTGCGTGCCCTGCAGGGCGCGGCCCTGGCCGGGCTGCCGGCCTCCGCGATGGCCTTCCTGGCCGAGGAGGTCCGGCCCAGGGCGCTGGTCGCGGCGATCGGCCTCTTCGTGGCGGGCAACAGCATCGGCGGCATGAGCGGCCGCATCCTGACCGGCTGGATCGCCCAGCTCTGGGGCTGGCGGGTCGCGCTCGGCGCGGTCGGCCTCCTCGCGGTGGGATGCGCGGTCGCCTTCCAGTTGCTGATGCCCAGGGCCCGGCACTTCGTCCCGGGGTCGCTCAACCCGAAGGCACTGGCGCGGGCCGTCGGCGGGCACCTGGCCGATCCGCTGCTGCGCCGGCTCTTCCTCGTCGGCGGCCTCTTCATGACGGTGTTCGGCGCCGTCTACACCGCCATCGGCTACCGGCTGGTGCAGGCCCCGTTCAGCCTCCCGCAGGGCGTGGTCGGCTCGATCTTCCTCGTCTACCTCGTGGGCACGGTCTCCTCCGCCGCCGCGGGCCGCCTGGTCGGCCGACTGGGGCGCCGGGGCGCGCTCTACCTCGCCGTCGCCACCACCGCCGCCGGACTGCTGCTCTCGCTCGCCGACCACCTGGCCGCGGTGCTGCCGGGCCTGGTCCTGATCACCGCCGGCTTCTTCGCCGGCCACGCCGTCGCCTCCTCCTCGGTGAGCCGTACGGCGACCACCGGCCGCGCCCAGGCGTCGGCGCTCTACCAGTCGGCGTACTACCTCGGCTCCAGCGCGGGCGGCACGCTCGGCGCGGTCGCCTTCCACGCGGGCGGCTGGACCTGCACGGCCGGGCTCGGACTGCTCGCGGTGGCCGGCGTCGCCATGGTGACGCTGTACGGTTCGCGGTGCGCACGGGCCGAGCGGGACTCCCGTACGGTACGCGCCTCCGTCGTCGTCGCGCGCTGA
- a CDS encoding PspC domain-containing protein, giving the protein MAAPVRPRDGRMIAGVCAALAQRFGTSATTMRVIFLVSCLLPGPQFLVYLALWVLLPGEKSSSGTTSATAW; this is encoded by the coding sequence ATGGCCGCACCGGTTCGCCCTCGTGACGGACGCATGATCGCCGGAGTGTGCGCGGCGCTGGCACAGCGCTTCGGTACCTCCGCGACGACCATGCGCGTCATCTTCCTGGTCTCGTGCTTGCTTCCCGGTCCGCAGTTCCTCGTCTACCTGGCGCTGTGGGTCCTGCTGCCCGGGGAGAAGTCCTCGTCGGGCACCACCTCCGCGACGGCCTGGTGA
- a CDS encoding SigE family RNA polymerase sigma factor: protein MNARQLQRTGSSAVVTRLHDVGRIPEKSGAVNGRGCVRGTGRQHPSLTPVADAGDVGGSTYGGTYRGHGGSAYGEGTTGERTPLAGAEDAEAAFTAYVQERRASLYATAYHLTGDRFEAEDLLQSALFSTYRAWDRISDKAAVGGYLRRTMTNLHISAWRRRKLNEYPTEELPETVGDTDAMRGTELRAVLWQALARLPELQRTMLVLRYYEGRTDPEIAAILDISVGTVKSSIWRSLRRLREDEVLSFGRDEKESFGELVA from the coding sequence ATGAACGCACGGCAGCTGCAGCGCACCGGCTCCAGCGCAGTGGTCACGCGTCTCCACGATGTCGGCAGGATCCCGGAGAAGTCGGGTGCGGTGAACGGGCGGGGGTGCGTTCGCGGCACCGGGCGTCAGCACCCTTCGCTGACACCGGTCGCCGACGCGGGGGACGTCGGCGGCAGCACGTACGGGGGAACGTACCGGGGACACGGGGGAAGCGCGTACGGGGAGGGCACCACGGGGGAGCGGACGCCCCTGGCGGGGGCCGAGGACGCCGAAGCGGCGTTCACGGCCTACGTCCAGGAGCGCCGCGCCTCCCTGTACGCGACCGCCTACCACCTGACCGGCGACCGGTTCGAGGCCGAGGACCTGCTGCAGAGCGCCCTCTTCTCGACCTACCGGGCGTGGGACAGGATCAGTGACAAGGCGGCCGTCGGCGGCTACCTGCGCCGCACGATGACCAACCTGCACATCAGTGCCTGGCGCCGCCGCAAGCTCAACGAGTACCCGACCGAGGAGCTGCCGGAGACGGTCGGCGACACGGACGCGATGCGCGGCACGGAACTGCGCGCGGTGCTCTGGCAGGCACTCGCCCGGCTGCCCGAACTCCAGCGCACCATGCTGGTCCTGCGCTACTACGAGGGGCGCACCGACCCGGAGATCGCGGCCATCCTCGACATCAGTGTCGGCACGGTGAAGTCCAGCATCTGGCGGTCGCTCCGCCGGCTGCGCGAGGACGAGGTCCTCAGCTTCGGACGTGACGAGAAGGAGTCCTTCGGCGAGCTGGTGGCCTGA
- a CDS encoding DUF2238 domain-containing protein has product MSATHPSDGLSPGVPSATGRTGRLLPAVLAPAVAAALVLSALGAKEPGTWVLETVWVMLGLPVLFLLRRRFPLSGMLCGLLAVHALVLMVGGHYTYAEVPAGDWVRDRLGLERNPYDRLGHLMQGFVPAILVRELLVRTSPLRGSRWLPPLVVCACLAFSAVFEMLEWLAAVTGGQAADSFLATQGDVWDTQWDMFCALIGAVFSLLLLSRAHDRSLTRLAAHGKL; this is encoded by the coding sequence ATGTCCGCCACCCACCCGTCCGACGGCCTCTCGCCGGGTGTCCCGTCGGCCACCGGCCGCACCGGCCGCCTGCTGCCCGCCGTTCTCGCGCCCGCCGTCGCCGCGGCGCTCGTGCTGTCCGCCCTGGGCGCCAAGGAGCCCGGCACCTGGGTACTGGAGACGGTGTGGGTCATGCTGGGGCTGCCGGTCCTGTTCCTGCTGCGCCGGCGGTTCCCGCTGAGCGGGATGCTCTGCGGACTGCTGGCCGTCCACGCCCTCGTCCTCATGGTGGGCGGGCACTACACGTACGCCGAGGTCCCGGCCGGTGACTGGGTGCGCGACCGGCTCGGCCTGGAACGCAACCCGTACGACCGCCTCGGCCACCTCATGCAGGGATTCGTGCCCGCGATCCTGGTCCGGGAACTCCTCGTCCGCACCTCGCCCCTGCGCGGCAGCCGCTGGCTCCCCCCGCTGGTCGTGTGCGCCTGCCTCGCCTTCAGCGCCGTCTTCGAGATGCTCGAGTGGCTGGCGGCCGTCACCGGCGGACAGGCCGCCGACTCGTTCCTCGCCACCCAGGGCGACGTGTGGGACACCCAGTGGGACATGTTCTGCGCGCTGATCGGCGCCGTCTTCTCCCTGCTGCTCCTCAGCCGCGCGCACGACCGCAGCCTCACCCGCCTCGCGGCGCACGGGAAGCTCTGA
- a CDS encoding HAMP domain-containing sensor histidine kinase, translating to MSGRAGRTVRAGLRWSSLRLRLVVVFGLVALTAAVSASAIAYWLNREAVLTRTQDAALGDFRRQMQNRAASLPLRPTKDDLQSAAAQMADSGPGYAVLLEDERDGGKPIVGYSDLDTFTKVDVPGSLERQVAAKQKRTSGNADEYHLFWQRTSIGGTPYLVAGTRIIGGGPTGYMLKSLDQEREDLNSLAWSLGIATTLALVGSALLAQAAATTVLRPVQRLGDAARKLGEGKLDTRLVVSGTDELAELSRTFNRAAGSLEKKVADMSAREESSRRFVADMSHELRTPLTAITAVAEVLEDEADSLDPMIAPAVHLVVSETRRLNDLVENLMEVTRFDAGTARLVLDTVDVADQVTACIDARAWLDAVELDAERGMMVRLDPRRLDVILANLIGNALKHGGSPVRVRVRTEGEELVIEVRDHGPGIPGDVLPHVFDRFYKASASRPRSEGSGLGLSIAMENALIHGGTISAANSPDGDGAVFVLRLPRDAEDGGAADTDAGDAGADGGAS from the coding sequence GTGAGTGGACGTGCCGGGCGCACGGTCCGTGCGGGCCTGCGCTGGAGCAGTCTGCGGCTGCGGCTGGTGGTGGTGTTCGGGCTGGTGGCCCTGACGGCGGCGGTGTCGGCGTCGGCGATCGCGTACTGGCTCAACCGCGAGGCGGTGCTGACCCGTACGCAGGACGCGGCGCTCGGGGACTTCCGGCGGCAGATGCAGAACCGGGCGGCGTCGCTGCCGTTGCGGCCCACCAAGGACGATCTCCAGTCCGCAGCCGCGCAGATGGCGGACAGCGGACCGGGGTACGCGGTGCTGCTGGAGGACGAGCGGGACGGCGGGAAGCCGATCGTCGGCTACTCCGACCTGGACACCTTCACCAAGGTGGACGTGCCCGGCTCGCTGGAGCGGCAGGTCGCCGCGAAGCAGAAGCGGACCTCGGGCAACGCGGACGAGTACCACCTCTTCTGGCAGCGCACGAGCATCGGCGGCACTCCGTACCTGGTGGCGGGGACCCGGATCATCGGCGGCGGGCCGACCGGCTACATGCTGAAGTCGCTCGACCAGGAGCGCGAGGACCTCAACTCCCTGGCCTGGTCGCTGGGGATCGCGACCACACTGGCGCTGGTCGGCTCGGCGCTGCTCGCGCAGGCCGCGGCGACGACCGTGCTCCGGCCGGTGCAGCGACTCGGTGACGCGGCGCGCAAGCTGGGCGAGGGGAAGCTGGACACCCGGCTGGTGGTCTCCGGAACGGACGAACTCGCCGAACTCTCCCGTACGTTCAACCGGGCCGCCGGTTCGCTGGAGAAGAAGGTCGCGGACATGAGTGCGCGGGAGGAGTCCAGCCGCCGGTTCGTCGCGGACATGTCCCACGAACTGCGTACGCCGCTCACCGCGATCACCGCGGTGGCGGAGGTGCTGGAGGACGAGGCGGACAGTCTCGACCCGATGATCGCGCCCGCCGTGCACCTGGTGGTGAGCGAGACCCGGCGGCTCAACGACCTGGTGGAGAACCTCATGGAGGTCACCCGCTTCGACGCGGGGACGGCCCGGCTGGTCCTGGACACGGTGGACGTCGCCGACCAGGTCACCGCCTGCATCGACGCCCGGGCCTGGCTGGACGCGGTCGAACTGGACGCGGAGCGCGGCATGATGGTGCGGCTCGACCCGCGCCGGCTCGACGTGATCCTGGCGAATCTGATCGGCAACGCGCTCAAGCACGGCGGTTCACCCGTGCGGGTGCGCGTACGCACCGAGGGTGAGGAACTGGTCATCGAGGTACGCGACCACGGGCCGGGGATCCCCGGGGACGTGCTGCCGCACGTCTTCGACCGGTTCTACAAGGCGAGCGCGTCCCGTCCGCGCTCCGAGGGCAGCGGCCTCGGGCTGTCGATCGCCATGGAGAACGCGCTCATCCACGGCGGCACCATCTCCGCCGCCAACTCCCCGGACGGCGACGGCGCGGTGTTCGTCCTGCGGCTGCCGCGCGACGCCGAGGACGGCGGCGCCGCGGACACCGACGCCGGCGACGCCGGCGCGGACGGCGGGGCGTCGTGA
- a CDS encoding LysR family transcriptional regulator → MAHDRSSQPRLSPSSYEEDIRAVLAPRLAYFEAVARHEHVTRAAQELGVPQSTLSRAMVRLEQDLGVALFARRGRTVALTPAGRTFLGSAERALAEVEKAADSVRADADPASGRVAFGFLHTMGSETVPALIRAFRADHPGVRFQLVQNYGEAMLERLRAGKLDLCLTSPVPDAPDLVARRLDEQRLRLVVPEDHRLAVRRRVRLAEAAEETFVTLEPGYGLRRITDDLCAEAGFVPRVAFEGEEAETLRGLVAAGLGVALLPPPAVARPGVVELTVTAPRAAREIGVAWLDGHPDTPPVAAFKEFLISRRGHLLPD, encoded by the coding sequence ATGGCGCATGACCGCAGTTCACAGCCCCGACTGTCACCGAGCAGTTACGAAGAAGACATTCGCGCGGTCCTCGCGCCGAGGCTCGCGTACTTCGAGGCGGTGGCCCGTCACGAACACGTCACCCGCGCCGCGCAGGAGCTCGGGGTGCCCCAGTCCACCCTGTCGCGGGCCATGGTCCGCCTCGAACAGGACCTGGGCGTCGCGCTGTTCGCGCGCCGGGGCCGGACGGTGGCGCTCACCCCCGCCGGACGCACCTTCCTCGGCTCCGCCGAACGCGCCCTCGCCGAGGTGGAGAAGGCCGCCGACTCCGTCCGGGCCGACGCCGACCCGGCCTCGGGCAGGGTCGCCTTCGGCTTCCTGCACACCATGGGCTCGGAGACCGTACCCGCCCTCATCCGGGCCTTCCGGGCCGACCACCCGGGCGTCCGCTTCCAGCTGGTGCAGAACTACGGCGAGGCGATGCTCGAGCGGCTGCGTGCGGGGAAACTGGACCTCTGCCTCACCTCGCCGGTCCCGGACGCGCCCGATCTGGTGGCCCGCCGGCTGGACGAGCAGCGGCTGCGGCTGGTCGTCCCCGAGGACCACCGGCTGGCCGTCCGCCGCCGGGTCCGTCTCGCGGAGGCCGCCGAGGAGACCTTCGTGACCCTGGAGCCGGGGTACGGACTGCGGCGGATCACCGACGACCTCTGCGCGGAGGCCGGGTTCGTGCCCAGGGTCGCGTTCGAGGGCGAGGAGGCGGAGACCCTGCGCGGTCTGGTCGCCGCCGGACTCGGCGTCGCCCTGCTGCCGCCCCCCGCCGTCGCCCGCCCCGGGGTCGTCGAGCTGACGGTCACCGCACCGCGCGCGGCCCGCGAGATCGGTGTGGCCTGGCTGGACGGCCACCCGGACACCCCGCCGGTGGCCGCTTTCAAGGAGTTCCTGATCTCCCGGCGCGGGCACCTGCTGCCGGACTGA
- the afsQ1 gene encoding two-component system response regulator AfsQ1 produces the protein MPFLLLIEDDDAIRTALELSLSRQGHRVVTAATGEDGLNLLREQRPDLVVLDVMLPGIDGFEVCRRIRRTDQLPIILLTARSDDIDVVVGLESGADDYVVKPVQGRVLDARIRAVLRRGERESTDSATFGSVVIDRSAMTVTKDGADLQLTPTELRLLLELSRRPGQALSRQQLLRLVWEHDYLGDSRLVDACVQRLRAKVEDVPSSPTLIRTVRGVGYRLDSPQ, from the coding sequence GTGCCTTTCCTGTTGCTGATCGAGGACGACGACGCCATCCGCACGGCCCTCGAACTCTCGCTGTCACGCCAGGGCCACCGAGTGGTCACCGCGGCGACGGGAGAGGACGGCCTCAACCTCCTCCGGGAGCAGCGACCCGACCTGGTGGTGCTGGACGTGATGCTGCCCGGCATCGACGGTTTCGAGGTCTGCCGGCGCATCCGCCGCACCGACCAGCTGCCCATCATCCTGCTGACGGCGCGCAGCGACGACATCGACGTGGTGGTGGGCCTGGAGTCGGGCGCCGACGACTACGTGGTGAAGCCGGTGCAGGGCCGGGTGCTGGACGCGCGCATCCGGGCCGTACTGCGGCGCGGGGAGCGGGAGTCGACGGACTCGGCGACCTTCGGGAGCGTGGTCATCGACCGCTCCGCGATGACGGTGACCAAGGACGGGGCGGATCTCCAGCTGACCCCGACGGAGCTGCGGCTCCTGCTGGAGCTGAGCCGCCGGCCCGGACAGGCCCTGTCCCGGCAGCAGTTGCTGCGGCTGGTGTGGGAACACGACTACCTCGGCGATTCGCGGCTCGTGGACGCCTGCGTGCAGCGGCTGCGGGCGAAGGTGGAGGACGTGCCGTCCTCGCCGACGCTGATCCGTACGGTGCGGGGCGTGGGGTACCGGCTGGACTCGCCTCAGTGA
- a CDS encoding aldehyde dehydrogenase family protein codes for MSEQESTNGSAVRRLGVFKTYKLYVGGKFPRSESGRVYEVTDSKGKWLANAPQSSRKDARDAVVAARKAFGGWSGATAYNRGQILYRVAEMLEGRRDQFVREVAEAEGLSKSRAAAVVDAAVDRWVWYAGWTDKIGQVVGGANPVAGPYFNLSTPEPTGVVAVLAPQRSSFLGLVSVIAPVIATGNTAVVVASAGAPLPALSLGEVLATSDLPGGVVNLLSGATAELAAPLAAHQDVNAVDLTGADTALAKELEIAAADNLKRVLRPQAVDGAADPAAEPDWTADPGTHRLTAFLETKTVWHPTGALGVSGSSY; via the coding sequence ATGTCTGAGCAGGAATCGACCAACGGCTCGGCCGTGCGGCGCCTCGGCGTCTTCAAGACCTACAAGCTGTACGTCGGGGGCAAGTTCCCCCGCTCCGAGAGCGGCCGGGTGTACGAGGTGACCGACTCCAAGGGCAAGTGGCTCGCGAACGCCCCCCAGTCGTCCCGCAAGGACGCGCGGGACGCGGTCGTCGCGGCCCGCAAGGCTTTCGGCGGCTGGTCCGGCGCGACCGCCTACAACCGCGGCCAGATCCTCTACCGCGTCGCCGAGATGCTGGAGGGGCGCCGGGACCAGTTCGTCCGCGAAGTGGCCGAGGCCGAAGGGCTGTCGAAGTCCAGGGCGGCGGCCGTGGTGGACGCGGCGGTGGACCGCTGGGTCTGGTACGCGGGGTGGACCGACAAGATCGGCCAGGTCGTGGGCGGGGCCAACCCGGTCGCGGGGCCGTACTTCAACCTGTCGACGCCCGAGCCGACCGGTGTGGTCGCCGTCCTGGCGCCGCAGCGCTCGTCGTTCCTCGGGCTGGTCTCGGTGATCGCCCCGGTGATCGCGACCGGGAACACGGCCGTGGTGGTCGCCTCCGCCGGAGCCCCGCTGCCGGCGCTCTCGCTGGGCGAGGTACTGGCCACCTCCGACCTGCCCGGCGGGGTGGTGAACCTGCTCTCCGGTGCCACCGCCGAGCTGGCGGCCCCGCTCGCGGCCCACCAGGACGTCAACGCCGTTGACCTCACCGGCGCGGACACGGCGCTGGCGAAGGAGCTGGAGATCGCGGCGGCCGACAACCTGAAGCGCGTACTCCGTCCACAGGCTGTGGACGGGGCGGCGGACCCGGCGGCCGAACCGGACTGGACCGCCGACCCGGGTACGCACCGGCTGACCGCGTTCCTGGAGACGAAGACGGTCTGGCACCCCACGGGGGCGCTGGGCGTCTCCGGCTCGTCGTACTGA
- a CDS encoding uridine kinase yields MSSQPIPTRVVLLAGPSGSGKSFLAARTGLPVLRLDDFYKEANDPTLPQVTGSTDIDWDSAESWDMESAVAAVAELCRTGSTRVPVYDISLSARTGTEVLHIDRSPLFVAEGIFAADIVGRCQELGLLADAICLRGRPSTTFRRRLVRDLREGRKSVAFLLRRGWRLMRAERRIVARQAALGAHPCGKEEALGRLAAAAAGRCRRTPAGSGTA; encoded by the coding sequence GTGAGTTCCCAACCGATCCCGACGCGCGTGGTCCTCCTCGCAGGACCCTCCGGCTCCGGGAAGTCCTTCCTCGCCGCCCGTACCGGTCTTCCGGTGCTGCGGCTGGACGACTTCTACAAGGAGGCCAACGATCCGACCCTGCCCCAGGTCACCGGCAGCACGGACATCGACTGGGACTCCGCGGAGTCCTGGGACATGGAGTCGGCCGTCGCCGCCGTCGCGGAACTCTGCCGGACCGGCAGCACCCGGGTGCCGGTCTACGACATCTCCCTGAGCGCGCGCACGGGCACCGAAGTGCTGCACATCGACCGTTCACCGCTCTTCGTGGCCGAAGGCATCTTCGCGGCGGACATCGTCGGGCGCTGTCAGGAGTTGGGCCTGCTCGCCGACGCGATCTGCCTGCGCGGGCGCCCTTCGACCACGTTCCGCCGGAGACTGGTGCGGGACCTGCGCGAGGGCCGCAAGTCGGTGGCGTTCCTGCTGCGGCGCGGCTGGCGGCTGATGCGCGCCGAGCGCCGGATCGTGGCCCGCCAGGCGGCGTTGGGCGCCCACCCGTGCGGCAAGGAAGAGGCGCTCGGCCGGCTGGCCGCGGCCGCGGCGGGCCGCTGCCGCCGCACCCCGGCGGGGAGCGGTACGGCGTAA
- a CDS encoding alpha/beta hydrolase: MTTRALPLPTARLGRPVRAAGPSPEVGGVVLLLPDGAVESRRRPSAFSYAGQLPFARALARAGRDDGLTVHVLHYRHRGWNAGDADPAADAGWAADEVVRRYGDVPVCLVGHGMGGRAALRAGGHPAVAAVLAMAPWLPGQAGPPARTGPEASAEPVKQLAGRRVLIVHGTNDSHTDPELSFRLAARAKKANRDTCRFEVHSDGHALREHRAEVVALAADFVRGSLFGRSYARPVADALAAPPPLGLRMPLAAGFGRTLRR; this comes from the coding sequence GTGACCACGCGCGCGCTTCCCCTGCCCACTGCCCGGCTCGGGCGGCCCGTACGGGCCGCAGGACCGTCCCCGGAGGTCGGTGGCGTCGTCCTGCTGCTCCCGGACGGAGCCGTCGAATCCCGCCGCCGGCCCTCCGCCTTCTCGTACGCCGGCCAGCTGCCGTTCGCCCGCGCGCTGGCGCGGGCCGGGCGGGACGACGGGCTGACCGTGCACGTCCTGCACTACCGCCACCGGGGCTGGAACGCCGGGGACGCCGACCCGGCGGCGGACGCCGGGTGGGCGGCGGACGAGGTGGTGCGCCGCTACGGCGACGTGCCGGTCTGTCTCGTCGGCCACGGCATGGGCGGCCGGGCGGCGCTGCGCGCCGGGGGGCATCCGGCGGTCGCCGCCGTACTGGCGATGGCGCCCTGGCTCCCGGGGCAGGCCGGACCTCCCGCCCGGACCGGCCCGGAGGCGTCGGCCGAGCCGGTGAAGCAGCTGGCCGGGCGCCGGGTGCTCATCGTGCACGGCACCAACGACTCCCACACCGACCCCGAGCTCTCCTTCCGGCTGGCCGCCCGGGCCAAGAAGGCCAACCGGGACACCTGCCGCTTCGAGGTCCACTCGGACGGTCACGCCCTGCGCGAGCACCGGGCCGAGGTGGTGGCGCTCGCCGCCGACTTCGTCCGGGGCTCGCTCTTCGGCCGCTCCTACGCCCGGCCGGTCGCCGACGCCCTCGCCGCGCCGCCGCCGCTGGGTCTGCGGATGCCGCTGGCCGCCGGGTTCGGCCGGACGCTGCGGCGCTGA
- a CDS encoding adenosine deaminase, translating to MTSQLRHAPDADQIRRAPKVLLHDHLDGGLRPGTIVELARDQGYEDLPESDPDKLGTWFREAADSGSLERYLETFAHTCAVMQTREALVRVASECAQDLAEDGVVYAEVRYAPEQHLTGGLTLEEVVEAVNEGFRAGERLAREAGRRIRVGALLTAMRHAARSLEIAELANRYRDTGVVGFDIAGAEAGFPPTRHLDAFEYLKRENNHFTIHAGEAFGLPSIWQALQWCGADRLGHGVRIIDDIEIAEDGTVKLGRLASYVRDKRIPLELCPTSNLQTGAAASYAQHPIGLLRTLHFRATVNTDNRLMSGTSMSQEFERLTETFGYTLDDMQWFTVNAMKSAFIPFDERLAMINDVVKPGYAELKSAWLFSQTAATSVSALEQD from the coding sequence ATGACGAGCCAGTTGCGCCACGCCCCCGACGCCGACCAGATCCGCCGCGCCCCGAAGGTGCTCCTCCACGACCACCTCGACGGCGGGCTGCGCCCGGGCACCATCGTCGAACTCGCCCGTGACCAGGGGTACGAGGACCTGCCGGAGAGCGACCCCGACAAGCTGGGGACCTGGTTCCGCGAGGCGGCCGACTCCGGTTCGCTCGAGCGCTACCTGGAGACGTTCGCCCACACCTGCGCCGTCATGCAGACCCGCGAGGCGCTCGTCCGCGTCGCCTCCGAGTGCGCCCAGGACCTCGCCGAGGACGGCGTCGTCTACGCCGAGGTGCGGTACGCCCCCGAGCAGCACCTGACCGGCGGGCTCACCCTCGAAGAGGTCGTGGAGGCGGTCAACGAGGGCTTTCGCGCGGGGGAGCGGCTGGCCCGCGAGGCCGGGCGTCGCATCCGGGTCGGCGCGCTGCTCACCGCCATGCGGCACGCCGCACGCTCGCTGGAGATCGCCGAACTCGCCAACCGCTACCGGGACACCGGGGTCGTGGGCTTCGACATCGCGGGCGCCGAGGCCGGATTCCCCCCCACCCGCCACCTGGACGCCTTCGAGTACCTCAAGCGGGAGAACAACCACTTCACCATCCACGCCGGCGAGGCGTTCGGGCTGCCCTCGATCTGGCAGGCCCTCCAGTGGTGCGGCGCCGACCGGCTCGGCCACGGGGTCCGGATCATCGACGACATCGAGATCGCCGAGGACGGCACGGTCAAGCTCGGCCGCCTCGCCTCCTACGTGCGCGACAAGCGCATCCCGCTGGAGCTCTGCCCCACCTCGAACCTCCAGACCGGCGCTGCCGCCTCCTACGCGCAGCACCCGATCGGGCTGCTGCGCACCTTGCACTTCCGCGCCACGGTCAACACCGACAACCGCCTGATGAGCGGGACGAGCATGAGCCAGGAATTCGAGCGGCTGACCGAGACTTTCGGATACACGCTCGACGACATGCAGTGGTTCACCGTCAATGCGATGAAATCAGCATTCATTCCTTTCGATGAACGTCTCGCGATGATCAACGACGTGGTGAAGCCGGGATACGCCGAACTGAAGTCCGCGTGGCTGTTCAGTCAGACCGCCGCGACCAGCGTCTCCGCGCTCGAACAGGACTGA
- a CDS encoding VanZ family protein: protein MRQGPGGQAVTRFRVVGFTLLLAHLVVVGWLTLRPLDVPWMTAANFTPLDGIRADLALGPGAAVRRIGAGLLLLAPLGFLLPMADARLTVSPWASLVRTTAAGALISLAIELGQTGVPGQVVDIDSLLLNTVGVLLAHLLVVPCVRARLRRRRRLTAPAPSGAEPDGTPQGSTPTITRVGVAP, encoded by the coding sequence GTGCGACAAGGTCCCGGCGGTCAGGCCGTCACCCGGTTCCGCGTGGTGGGGTTCACTCTTCTCCTCGCGCATCTCGTGGTCGTCGGGTGGCTGACCCTGCGCCCCCTGGACGTCCCCTGGATGACCGCCGCGAATTTCACGCCCCTCGACGGCATCCGGGCGGACCTCGCGCTCGGCCCCGGGGCGGCGGTGCGCCGGATAGGCGCGGGGCTGCTGCTGCTGGCGCCGCTCGGGTTCCTGCTGCCGATGGCGGACGCCCGGCTCACCGTCTCCCCCTGGGCGTCCCTGGTCCGTACGACCGCCGCCGGGGCGCTGATCTCCCTCGCCATCGAGCTGGGGCAGACCGGGGTGCCCGGGCAGGTGGTGGACATCGACTCGCTGCTGCTGAACACGGTGGGGGTACTCCTGGCCCATCTGCTGGTGGTGCCGTGCGTACGGGCCCGGCTGCGGCGCCGGCGCCGGCTCACCGCCCCCGCGCCGTCGGGCGCGGAGCCGGACGGCACCCCTCAGGGCTCCACCCCGACGATTACCAGGGTTGGGGTCGCACCGTAG